AAATATTTGTAGCTCCCTAGACCGAAGCCCTGACGCGCCATGTCAATCTGCTTGCGAAAGCGCGCACTGTCCTCCCACAGCCCGCTCAAAGCCGCACAGTGCTCCTGCTCGATAATAGGTGGCGTCACCACAAAGCCCTGCTCTGCTAACACGCGCAATAGGCTGTCCCAATCCAATCGCGCAACCCGCTTGGTAATCTCCCAGCTCTCAAGCAGGACGGTGGGGTTTGGCTCCGAATTGGCCTTCATGCCGGCAGGGGCGCGCCTTGGCGCCGATAGCGCGCACGCTGGAAGGCCGCCACGCTCTCCAGCATTCGTTTGGGCAATACCAAGGTGCCGGCGACGTTGGAATAAGGGAAGCGACGCACGTTAACATGAGCGTGCAAAGGCAAATTCTCGGCCTGATGGATTTCGTAATCCAGCGGCTGCGCGCCGACCAGAGCGAGCACTTGATGGAGGGCGCGGGCGAAACGCTCCAACATCGTCTCAGGCATTTGATCCATCGTCTGAGCCCAGCCGGGCATTACCACGTCATAGGAATGAGGAAACGTCCCCACCGGACTCAGATAGACCGCCAGCTCCCGGTCGCGCTCTAGCATCAGGCCGCAGCGCTCGGCCAAATCCGCCATTTCCTCGAACAGGCGTGGGTTGGCCCCCATCGCGGCCCGCTCGGCGGCCAGCACCGGTAGGTCTACCGGCGCGCCGATAATCTGCTGATGGACGTGGGGCTGCGAGGCGCCCGACTCACGTCCCTGATTTTTGCGGACAACTACCGAGCGTACCGCGGGATTGGCCCGCGCCATCGCCCCGATGGCGGCGCACATCCGGATGATTGCCACAAATTGCGAAGCTGCCAGCGCGCCGGTGTACATGAGGTCGGCGTGGTCGCGGGCGAGATCGAGAAAATGGCGCGGGTCCTCGACCACCAGGTAGGATTCGTTGCGCTCCCCGGTCAACTCCGGCGGAATCCGAGGAAAAAGATTTCTAAACGCGCGCAATACCCACTCCGGTTGCCCTGCCCCGTCCCACGACGGTAACTGCGCTGGTGTCAATCGCATGACCTCAGGTGGAAAGGTGCGCTCCTCGTTGCCGGGGCAAAACGGACAGTCCGCCACGGCCTGGCGCATCGCGGCTGGATCAAGTGGTGCGCTCACACTGAGCTGGGTACCCAGGGTATAGGCGAAATTCTTGTCCTGCAGATCGGCGACATAGGAGACCACGCCGGAAATCGGATTTCGGACCCAGGCCAACCCACCCGCGCGCATTTCGTATTCCAGCATCAGGCCTTTATCTTTACCCAGCCCCCCGATCAGATTTCAACTTGGGCCT
This is a stretch of genomic DNA from Candidatus Binataceae bacterium. It encodes these proteins:
- a CDS encoding DUF4921 family protein, which encodes MLEYEMRAGGLAWVRNPISGVVSYVADLQDKNFAYTLGTQLSVSAPLDPAAMRQAVADCPFCPGNEERTFPPEVMRLTPAQLPSWDGAGQPEWVLRAFRNLFPRIPPELTGERNESYLVVEDPRHFLDLARDHADLMYTGALAASQFVAIIRMCAAIGAMARANPAVRSVVVRKNQGRESGASQPHVHQQIIGAPVDLPVLAAERAAMGANPRLFEEMADLAERCGLMLERDRELAVYLSPVGTFPHSYDVVMPGWAQTMDQMPETMLERFARALHQVLALVGAQPLDYEIHQAENLPLHAHVNVRRFPYSNVAGTLVLPKRMLESVAAFQRARYRRQGAPLPA